The DNA region AGATGGATTGACATTTTAACATTATATAGTATACTTTTTGTATCAATTTCTGTCTGTAAAGCTTCTTTGATATTTATAGAGCGACTGTAGCTGTCAGTTGGTTACTGTTTACATGGAATAGCTCCATCTCCCATAATTCTCAGCGTATGGACCAAGGAAGGCCGATCCCAGAAGGCCTTGCGGCACGATGCCTAGCTCATTTCTCCGTAATACGTCACTCAGTTGCCGGGTAGGAGTTGGTGTGGTGACATCGGTGGCTTCGGACTTTGTGAGGAAAACAAAGGtgtgagggagggaagaggcGGAAGAGTAGGCATGGACTGGGCTAGGACTGAACTAAGAATGAACTAAGACTTaagagggaggtgaggggagcACTTATTGGCGGCTCCAGCCATTAAGGCCGCGGCCTCGACAACAGCGGTCAGCGGCCTTTTCATCTGTGAGGCACTCGGTTTCCTAGGCAACAGCGGCCATGGCGGTAAACTCTGCGGAAAACGCCAGTGGGTTCCGCCACACCGAGGTTGTCAGTTTCATCAACAATGAAATCTTTATGAACGGGGGTGACCTAGACTTCTATACCACCTTCTACTCGCTATCCTGGAACGAGATAGAGGACCGGCTTCAGGCAGTTCTTGTTGACCCTCAGGTGCCGTGTGCCCGCAAGAGGGCCTGTGCCTGGAGCGCGCTGGCCTTGAGTGTACGTGTGGGTGCCAGGCAGCGTGAGCAGCTGCTGAGCCAggtccagcagctgcagcagcggGTGGTGGAGCTAGAGGGGACAGCCTGTACCCTGGGTCCTGAGCTACAGCGCCTGCGCCAAGAGCGTGGCAAGATGGCCTCACGGTTGCGCCAGACACAGGTCGCCCTACAGCATGCGTTGTACCAGCGTGATTTGCTTCATGGGCGGCTGTGCCATTTTGAGAGATTGATCCAGATCACCTTGTTGACCCGTGCAATGGGGTCTGAGCCTCAACCTGACCAGCTCAGGGCCACAGGATGGCCCCTGAATGAAGGGTGGCAGAGAAATGTGCAGGCCACGGGGATGCGTGTTCCTCCCTGGGCCCAGGCCATGCAATTGCAGCAGCCAATGCCAGTGCCATATCCATTTCCATTTCATCTACCATTTCCAGTAAGATTCCCATTCTCACCACCTCTGCGACAACTATCAGCAGAAAGGGTAGTAATGCCACCTAAAAAGCCTCCTCCGGGATTCTACCCCCTTGGCCAGTTGGCTGCAGTGGGAGACCGGAAGAAGATGGCCACACTATGTAACCAGGGGAGCCACAGCCAGGATGAAGGTCTAGAGATCCTCCAGGGCACAGTCCCCATAGCAGACATCAGAAGTCTTAGCCAGAAACAAGATCTAGAGAAGTCCCTGGAGATGGTCAACCTGAGTAACAGTAAGAATCACAGCCAGGAAGATGTTGCAGTGGGACCCCAGGAGATGGTCCTCCTTGCAGATAGCTGTAGCTACAGCCAAAAAAAGCAGCTAGAGAAGCCCCAGGGCATGGTTATCATGGGTGACTTGAGGAACAACAGACAGGCAGAAGACCCAGAGAGATCCCAGGCTATGTTATCCCAGGGGGCCAGTGGGAGCCAAGGGCAAGAAGAAAGACTCCATGGGATGATTCCTTTGGAGGGGAGCAAAAACCATTACCAGGAAGAAGATCTAGAGATGTCCCAGGGGCCTGTCCCTCTAGTGGACAGCAGGAGCCCAAGCCAGGGAGAAGATCCAGAGAGGCCGCAGGTGATACCCGTGAAAGGCAGTAGGGGCCTTGGCCTGAAAGAAAATCCGGTGAAACATCAGCCTCGGGAGCAGAAGGCCAACCAACCAGAAGGGAAAAGAGCCACAGAATTCCAGCACCAGGAGATGCCTGCCTCACATGATAGTCTACAGAATTGGAGCTGCCCGTTTTGTAAAGTGCTGAATTATTCATGGTGCAAGTCCTGCTATAAATGCGGGAGATTCTGTAAGGCAGTTGGTCGGGACCAAGGAAGAACTTATTTCAGGAAGGTAAGTAAGAATGGAAACATTCTAAAGAAAAACCTATTTCCTAAGGCCCccttctgataaaaaaaaaataacttgtttacTTCACAGAAAATTTGAAACCaaagttatagaaaaaaattaaataaaattatccatTATCCCATTACTCAAAGTAACAAATTTTTTATCATGGTGggtacacatatacaaacacatatgtatttattttaattaatttattttaaattaaatttattgggattacattggttaatctttttttttaaagttaagttgAACAAGAGGAACTGCGTTTGAATATTACAATCCTCCCCCACATGCTCTTAAATAAGGGATTTCTCCTAATTGCTTTTAAGTTCGCAGGTGATGGATTCTGGATGGCTGATGCTGATTGGTTGACACATGATGAAGCCTTTTATTTCCTGTTCCactcctttctgttttctttaacttcCTTTTCCTGAAAATGCCATGTCTTTGGCTGGGAACAGCCATGTGTTTTTTAGAGTTGTACGCTATATTGAATTTTAGAATTactgcttttctttgaaaatgcTATTTATTGTTCCTTTGTAAATGACTGCAGTAtttatgtttgcttctttttttttaagttttacaggTAAGGGCCTATTTTCGTGTTTCTGAGCCCTACAGAATTTGTAATTTGCTTGATAAAGAAGCTGAACCTGTCCCATTAGAAGATCTCCCAAGAGCCTAAAGAAACCCCACCAGCCAAGATGAGTGAGAAGTCAGGGAAGAAGAGCTACTTTGGCATTCATCGGGGGGaaagaaagcataaaataattttgttagtatttaattttttgttgggaCAAGACAATTTATAAGGCTGTATTGTTAAATTTCACATATAGCAAATTtgacaaattttattaaattcattaaacaaatagtGATTtcgtgtgtgtttatgtgtgtgtgtgtgtgtgtgtgtgtgtgtgtgtgtgtgtattatttgcacagttttggaggctgggagGTTCAGGATAAAAAATGATTCAAtttctggtgagagctctttCTGGCTGCCTTTTCGCTGTGTCCACACATAGTAGAAAGAGAGTGCAAGctctcttctgtctcttaaaAGGACACTGACCTTATCTGATCAAGGCCCCACTCTCCTAACTGCATTTAGCCCAAATTACCTCCATAAAGTCCCAAACTCCGAATACAGTCACACTAAGGGGTTGAGTCTCCAAcatgaattttggagggacaTAAACATTCTGTCCTTAACAACCAACTAAAAGTCAgagttaaaaatatgtatatataaataacagaCTGATAGATGATTCAGTAACAGCAGCAGGAGGCATAAGAAGACAGAGGAGTAACAACTTCTAAGTGTTGAACCCAGAATATTGTATACTTAGAAAGCTATCCTACGAGAATGAGAGTGAAACAAAGACCAACAGTATAAATTTGCAGAGGCTCACTAAAGGAATTACTAAAAGATGCActttagaagtaaaaaaattaaacagaaaagatGCACAATATAAGAAATAACAGGCCCTGACTGAGTGACTCAAtcagagcattgtcccgacaTGCTgaggtctgatccctggtcaaggcacaaacaagaattaaccaataacaacatgaataagatgAACAGCAGatcagtgttctctctctctctcttcctctgtctctctcccttcttctctaaaatcaattaaaaaaacccaatgaTGGACACAGaaattggtaaaatatatatttatatacattttattttaaccattccAAGAATGTTAAATGtatgtggtttaaaaaaatgattaaaatgaaaactagGCAACAATAGCAAGATGGGGTAGGCTATATAGTGAGAAAGATGTTAAAACCACATTCAGGGTCAGGAAGATGATAATTAATgattttgtaagaaaaaattataattttatcagTTGAATTTTGCTGCACAACAAACCACTAcaaaacttaatggcttaaaacaaacaGTATCTTATTTTGCTCTCAGTCTTTGGATTGGCTGGTCAGATTTTAAAATCTGGGCCAGTTCAGCTGATTTTGACCAGACTCTATCATGCCTCTGTGTTTGGCTGGTGGCTGGCTGGCTGATCTAGAATAGTTTCACTCCCATGTCAGGAaatggattgcctgcctgctggGATGCTGTAGTTCTCTTCCAAATTGCCTCTCATCTTCTAAATTGTCTGCTGGGGCTGTTCACATGAGAGTCCAGGTTTCCAAATGCAGCCAGAGAGCAAGCCTCACTGTGCAAATACCTTTCAAGCTTCTGCTTGTGTTACATTTACTAATGTCCTGTTAgtcaaaaaaaatcacatggcCAAGCCCAGATTCAAGGGGTGGAGAAATATGTGCAAACCCATGGTAATAAGAAAAGTATTTGTGAGCGCTTTTAGAATCTATCATAGTTTTCTCCTTGGCCACAATTTTTTCACATTTCTCCCACATGCAAAATTTGCTAATTTTCATCCCAGGCTAACTGTCTCATCCTACGTATAACATCAGGCTGGAAGCCTGTGATCGCATGATTAGGATGTGAATGAGGCTTCTCCGATGTAGCTCCTTGGGTAAGGATCCTTTTAATCAAGAGACCTATGAATTAAAAATGACACCTGTTCTCTATACACCCAACATACAAAGGTGAGATGGAGAGTTTATATGAATAGAAACTTCACTtcaaaaagggggagaaaaaagatTCATAGCAATTACAGCTATAAAATCCCCTCTGGGCAAATGTAGCTAGGTCACCTTACTCCAGAGCAAAGAACAGGCCATCATTAGAGTTTAGTTCTGCCTGCTGAATATCCATTGCTCTTCAAGTCTCTTTATTCCATTCTGTAGTCTCTTGGTCCCTACTCCAGCCCCCAAGAAGTCTTTCTTTTAGTTCCATAAGAAATGGCCCATATTAACAGTCTAGGACCTTTCTCATCTAGCCCACTGCCCATTGATACTTGAGAACTCAGAGACCTTTTTGCAGTTTAATCAGTATTAGTCCCTCTATTCTAAGTTGATTGTGTTTTTGCtggtataattaaattttttaaaaattgtatcattTTTCATCTTCTATTAAAAttcacatatattattatattagtttcaggtgtataccccAGTGGTTAGACAATAGTACATAACTTACTAGGTGATTATTCTGAtgtctcatacccatctgacaccatacataatgattagaatattattgactatatttcttgtGCTGTACTTTAAATTTCCATGATTGTTctataacaaccaatttgtacttcttaatctcttcacccttttcacccatcctctcaactcccctcccatctggcaactgtcaaaatattttctgtttctatgagtctgtttctgttctgtgtgttcgtttgtttatttttattttttttagatttaattgttggtaaatatgtatttattgccattttattgttcatatttttaaatgttttcctttttcttgaggAAGACCCTttgacatttcatataatactatttggtggtgatgaactcctttaactttttcttggggaatttttatctgttctttgattctaaattctagctttgctgggtagagtaatcttggttgtaggtctttgcttttcatcactttgaacaCTTCTTGctattctcttctggcttgcaaaatttctgttgaggaATCAGCTGACCATCTTATAGGAGCTCTCTTGTGTCCTGGTGTGGTTCTCTTTGGACTCATCTTGTTTTggagactctgtgcttcctggactcatatgtctatttccttcaccaagttagggaagtattctgtcattattttttcacataggtTTTCGATTTTTTTACActctctgttctccctctgtggtacccccatgatgtgaatgtcagtacacttgaagttgtcccagaggctccttacactattctcatttttttggatttttttttttgttgttgttgttctcattgggtgtttttgcttccttatattccaaattgctgatttgattctctgcttcatctattctactgttgattccctataatagagtcttcatttcagttaatgcagccttcatttctttctttcttttttattaagtgagaggcagggaggcagagagacagactcctgaatgcaccctgaccaggatccacctggcaaaccctttaacaagcaatgctctgcccatttgaggccgttgctctgttgctcagcaatcgagctgttttagtgcctgaggtgaggccttgaTGCCAACTTCAGTGCCCAGAGTCAACTTCCTCGACTGAGCCATGATTGTGGGAgaggtggaagagaaagagagagaaaaataggaggggtggagaggtagatggtcatttctgtgtaccctgaccaagaatcaaacccaagacttccacacacattgctgatgctctaccactgagtcagccagccaggaCCATGTAGCCTTAATTTCTTactggtccttttttatactGTTGAGGTTCTCCCTAGGTTTGTTGAGCATCCTTATGACCAGTGTTTGAATGCTGCATCTAATCGATTGCTTGTCTCCcttctgtttagttctttttctggagtttcattctgttctttcacttgagacatgtttctttgtcttttcattttagcagcctccctgtgtttgtttctatgtgttaggtagagctgctacatctcccaagCTTGGTACAATGGCCTAATATagtgttctgtagggtccagtgacACAGCCTCCTGATCACCCAAGCTGGACACACAAAGTGACCCCCCGTGGGCTGTATATATCCTCcttttgtagttgagccttgaatgctgttggcatgtcaatgggagggatttacccacAGGCTGGTTATCTGCAAGGACTGGTTGTGACCACTGACCCTGACCTCTGGccactgtggaggatcagctgtgcaggagcCCACCCCACAGAGCATGAGTTAATTCAGCGggactctggtgcctgctgagtccaccccttgagtgtgttgcttgtaGAAATGGTCGGGTGGTGGTACTTTGATGtgatctgaagctgtccactgggtgcactggctctggggcctcccaggagaTGTAAGCCAAgatcagccactgcctgtgccctgtCCAGAGCCATTAGGCATGAGCTACAAACTGATCCATAAGTTGCTGCTACTTGTCCTGGGCTTGGAGATAACCAAAAGAGGCCAAGCTGAGAATgaaggccagctgctgctagtgctgggctTGGGGACATTTAAGGAGAGGTATGGGGCTTGCTGAATCCAGATGCTACTTGTTTGAGATATCTTAGGAAAATCTGAGGCATGAGCCTAGATAGGCCATTCCTATGGAGAAACCACTAGAAACACCTTGGGTGGGCCTGAAAGTTGGGTGGCGTGGATCcttagggaatcaccagggtgggacaaacagagagagccaggttgatggagtctcAGCTCTGGTGCCCACCTACTGGCTTTGTGAGGGGAGAGCTCATGAAAGGTACAGTGGTCTCAGCCAGCACTTctatctgggagaaagctgcccccccCAGCACTTGCTgctggacaattcagttccttttcatatgtccctggtgcctttcaagctgctgccccagtgcagGAGTCTGAGTAAGTTTATGCATGGGTACTTTAAGAGGAATGCTGGGGACTCCGGCAGCCCTCTGTCTTTCTCAGCCTCAATCCCCATGAGTTTTCACAggcagaagttatggggacttctctttctggcactgTAACCCTGGGCTGTGGGGCCTGGTGTAGGGCTGGGATCCCTCGCTCCTCAGGGGGAACCTCTGTAGCTGAGATAGCCCTGCTGCTTAAAAtgagtgtgggaccagcccattcagCATCTCTACCTGTCctatatttttgtagttttgagAGCAACATCAAATAGACTTTCATGAAAGGACTTGAGTAATATAACTAACTACTCATCTCATTGGCCCCAGCTGAGACAAATGAACATAGGTAAAGTTTGGGAAAGTGGCCTCAAAAGAATGCAGGTAAGtatgctctggtttctcttcagctcgtataaatcttttgccttttactaAAAGAATGCAGGTAGGACTTTTCTGATACACCTGCTGATTTCCTCCCTTGAGGGGGACAGCTATGCTGGTTGTTTGAAAGACCACTGGATCTTACGGAAAGGCAGTGCGGACCCTGGCTGAATACTCAGTATGTTAGAGCTTTTTCCTAATATGCTAAGGTtgatggtttgatccccagtcagggcacatacaagaatcaaccagtgattgcaaaaataagtggaacaatgagattgatttttctctctctgccttcttctctctctaaaaaaagttcaataaataaaaaatttacaaataaacaaAGGCCATGCTTAGGACAGTCTCAGTTATACACTTGAGCTCTGAGCCTCAGGCACTTTCTTCTTAAGTCCCTTTGCAGTCAAGCATGAGTGAAGAACAGAATGGACTCGAAGGACAGACATCTTGCCTCTTTTGGGAGGACTAACTGCATTAAAAATAGActgcactggccctggctggttagaccagttggttaaagcattgttac from Saccopteryx leptura isolate mSacLep1 chromosome X, mSacLep1_pri_phased_curated, whole genome shotgun sequence includes:
- the TEX13D gene encoding testis-expressed protein 13D — encoded protein: MAVNSAENASGFRHTEVVSFINNEIFMNGGDLDFYTTFYSLSWNEIEDRLQAVLVDPQVPCARKRACAWSALALSVRVGARQREQLLSQVQQLQQRVVELEGTACTLGPELQRLRQERGKMASRLRQTQVALQHALYQRDLLHGRLCHFERLIQITLLTRAMGSEPQPDQLRATGWPLNEGWQRNVQATGMRVPPWAQAMQLQQPMPVPYPFPFHLPFPVRFPFSPPLRQLSAERVVMPPKKPPPGFYPLGQLAAVGDRKKMATLCNQGSHSQDEGLEILQGTVPIADIRSLSQKQDLEKSLEMVNLSNSKNHSQEDVAVGPQEMVLLADSCSYSQKKQLEKPQGMVIMGDLRNNRQAEDPERSQAMLSQGASGSQGQEERLHGMIPLEGSKNHYQEEDLEMSQGPVPLVDSRSPSQGEDPERPQVIPVKGSRGLGLKENPVKHQPREQKANQPEGKRATEFQHQEMPASHDSLQNWSCPFCKVLNYSWCKSCYKCGRFCKAVGRDQGRTYFRKATAAMAVNSAENASGFRHTEVVSFINNEIFMNGGDLDFYTTFYSLSWNEIEDRLQAVLVDPQVPCARKRACAWSALALSVRVGARQREQLLSQVQQLQQRVVELEGTACTLGPELQRLRQERGKMASRLRQTQVALQHALYQRDLLHGRLCHFERLIQITLLTRAMGSEPQPDQLRATGWPLNEGWQRNVQATGMRVPPWAQAMQLQQPMPVPYPFPFHLPFPVRFPFSPPLRQLSAERVVMPPKKPPPGFYPLGQLAAVGDRKKMATLCNQGSHSQDEGLEILQGTVPIADIRSLSQKQDLEKSLEMVNLSNSKNHSQEDVAVGPQEMVLLADSCSYSQKKQLEKPQGMVIMGDLRNNRQAEDPERSQAMLSQGASGSQGQEERLHGMIPLEGSKNHYQEEDLEMSQGPVPLVDSRSPSQGEDPERPQVIPVKGSRGLGLKENPVKHQPREQKANQPEGKRATEFQHQEMPASHDSLQNWSCPFCKVLNYSWCKSCYKCGRFCKAVGRDQGRTYFRKVRAYFRVSEPYRICNLLDKEAEPVPLEDLPRA